A window from Urocitellus parryii isolate mUroPar1 chromosome 1, mUroPar1.hap1, whole genome shotgun sequence encodes these proteins:
- the Septin2 gene encoding septin-2, producing MSKQQPTQFINPETPGYVGFANLPNQVHRKSVKKGFEFTLMVVGESGLGKSTLINSLFLTDLYPERIIPGAAEKIERTVQIEASTVEIEERGVKLRLTVVDTPGYGDAINCRDCFKTIISYIDEQFERYLHDESGLNRRHILDNRVHCCFYFISPFGHGLKPLDVAFMKAIHNKVNIVPVIAKADTLTLKERERLKKRILDEIEEHNIKIYHLPDAESDEDEDFKEQTRLLKASIPFSVVGSNQLIEAKGKKVRGRLYPWGVVEVENPEHNDFLKLRTMLITHMQDLQEVTQDLHYENFRSERLKRGGRKVENEDMNKDQILLEKEAELRRMQEMIARMQAQMQMQMQGGDGDSGALGHHV from the exons ATGTCTAAG CAACAACCAACTCAGTTTATAAATCCAGAAACTCCTGGCTATGTTGGATTTGCAAATCTTCCCAATCAAGTTCACCGGAAATCAGTGAAAAAAGGTTTTGAGTTCACATTGATGGTGGTTG GTGAATCGGGTCTAGGAAAGTCGACTCTCATCAACAGCCTGTTCCTGACTGATCTCTACCCGGAAAGAATCATACCTGGAGCTGCAG agaaaATTGAAAGAACTGTCCAAATTGAGGCTTCCACTGTTGAGATTGAAGAGCGTGGAGTCAAGCTGCGCCTTACAGTGGTGGACACTCCTGGCTATGGGGACGCCATCAACTGCAGGGACTG TTTCAAGACGATCATCTCGTACATTGACGAGCAGTTTGAGCGCTACCTGCATGACGAGAGTGGACTGAACAGGCGGCACATCCTTGATAACAGGGTGCACTGCTGCTTCTACTTcatctcaccttttggccatgg GCTGAAGCCCTTGGACGTGGCCTTCATGAAAGCCATACACAACAAGGTGAACATCGTGCCTGTCATTGCGAAGGCCGACACTCTCACTCTGAAGGAGCGGGAGCGGTTGAAGAAGAGG ATtctggatgaaattgaagaacatAACATCAAAATCTATCACTTACCTGATGCAGAGTcagatgaagatgaagattttAAAGAGCAGACAAGACTCCTCAAG GCCAGCATCCCGTTCTCTGTGGTGGGGTCCAACCAGCTGATCGAAGCCAAAGGCAAGAAGGTCCGAGGGCGCCTCTACCCGTGGGGTGTGGTGGAGGTGGAGAACCCCGAGCACAACGACTTTCTGAAGCTGCGGACGATGCTCAT CACTCACATGCAGGACCTCCAGGAGGTGACCCAGGACCTTCACTATGAAAACTTCCGTTCCGAGAGGCTCAAGAGAGGCGGCAG GAAAGTGGAGAACGAGGACATGAATAAAGATCAGATCTTGCTGGAAAAGGAAGCTGAA CTCCGCCGTATGCAAGAAATGATTGCGAGGATGCAGGCGCAGATGCAGATGCAGATGCAAGGCGGTGACGGGGACAGCGGGGCGCTCGGGCACCACGTGTGA